One region of Chloroflexota bacterium genomic DNA includes:
- the hpt gene encoding hypoxanthine phosphoribosyltransferase, producing the protein MSPQPKVLITQEEIRQAVAKLAAEIRWDYQGKQPLLIGILKGSFIFMADLVRELGLPVETDFVRLSSYGAGTETSGKVKVVQGLKTPIKGRDVIVIEDIVDTGLTVSFLIDYLRKKKPASLKLCALTDKPSRHKVPVTIDYLGFTVPNKFIVGYGIDWNEKFRHLQDICCID; encoded by the coding sequence ATGTCCCCACAGCCTAAGGTCCTAATCACGCAAGAGGAAATCAGGCAGGCTGTAGCTAAGCTGGCTGCTGAAATCAGATGGGATTACCAAGGAAAACAACCACTACTCATCGGCATCCTTAAAGGTTCCTTCATCTTTATGGCTGACCTAGTTCGTGAGCTTGGCTTACCTGTAGAAACTGACTTCGTCAGACTCTCGAGTTACGGCGCAGGCACGGAAACTTCAGGCAAGGTGAAAGTGGTGCAGGGACTTAAGACACCAATAAAAGGCAGGGATGTAATAGTAATTGAGGACATAGTTGATACCGGGCTGACCGTTTCTTTCCTAATAGATTACCTGCGAAAGAAAAAACCGGCGTCCTTAAAGCTCTGTGCCCTGACCGACAAGCCCTCACGACATAAGGTTCCGGTGACCATTGATTACCTCGGTTTCACTGTGCCCAACAAGTTTATAGTCGGCTACGGAATTGACTGGAATGAAAAGTTTCGCCATCTGCAAGATATATGTTGCATAGATTAG
- a CDS encoding VWA domain-containing protein, which translates to MFTEFFYTLRERKVPVSITEWMTLMEALSRGYISSLNDFYYLARAILVKSEAYFDHYDVAFQEYFKGIKAPPEISEQILNWLKDPFNRIFLTEEERALLDIMDLDELLKELEKRLREQTEQHDRGAYWIGRGGTSPFGHSGQHPAGFRIGGAGGGRSAIQIAEQRQFRNYRHDLTLDIRQIEVALKGLRQLNRTGPEDELDLDKTIDATAKNAGDIELIWRRSRKNKVKLLLLMDVGGSMDPFVHLCSLLFSAAHRSTHFKDFQYYYFHNCIYDYVYKDIERRDAISTNHLLHTMEQDYKVILVGDAWMAPSELNSVYGAVYYYERNYKPGIARLKQIADHFSHCVWLNPESPNYWNEPTVLMIRKIFPMFELTIEGLQKAVKKLIVKR; encoded by the coding sequence ATGTTTACTGAGTTTTTTTACACCCTAAGGGAAAGAAAAGTACCAGTTTCAATCACAGAATGGATGACCCTAATGGAAGCTCTGTCCAGAGGTTACATCTCCAGCCTGAACGATTTCTATTATCTCGCCCGAGCTATACTGGTCAAAAGCGAGGCTTACTTTGACCACTATGATGTCGCCTTCCAGGAATACTTCAAAGGTATAAAAGCTCCACCAGAAATTTCAGAACAAATCCTGAACTGGCTTAAAGACCCCTTCAACAGAATTTTCCTTACTGAAGAAGAGAGAGCACTGCTGGATATTATGGATTTGGATGAACTGCTCAAGGAGCTTGAGAAAAGGCTTAGAGAACAAACAGAACAACATGACAGAGGCGCCTACTGGATAGGCAGAGGAGGTACCTCGCCTTTTGGGCATTCTGGACAACATCCAGCCGGCTTCAGGATTGGTGGCGCAGGCGGAGGCAGGAGCGCTATCCAAATCGCTGAACAAAGGCAATTCCGCAACTACCGTCATGACCTGACGCTCGATATCCGCCAAATCGAAGTAGCCCTGAAAGGGCTACGACAATTGAATCGCACCGGGCCAGAGGACGAGCTAGATTTGGATAAAACTATCGATGCTACTGCCAAGAATGCCGGTGACATTGAGTTAATCTGGAGGCGAAGCAGAAAGAATAAGGTCAAGCTACTCCTCCTTATGGATGTCGGGGGCTCTATGGACCCCTTTGTCCATCTCTGCAGCCTGCTTTTCTCAGCTGCCCACCGCAGCACTCACTTCAAGGATTTCCAATACTACTATTTCCATAACTGCATCTACGACTACGTTTACAAAGACATCGAGCGCCGGGACGCAATAAGCACCAACCATCTACTGCACACAATGGAGCAAGATTATAAGGTGATATTGGTAGGAGATGCTTGGATGGCACCATCGGAGCTAAATAGTGTTTACGGCGCCGTTTACTACTATGAACGAAACTACAAGCCGGGGATAGCCCGCCTTAAGCAAATCGCTGACCATTTCAGCCACTGCGTCTGGCTAAACCCCGAATCACCCAACTACTGGAACGAACCTACCGTTCTAATGATTAGAAAAATCTTCCCCATGTTTGAGCTAACCATCGAAGGTCTTCAAAAAGCTGTGAAGAAACTGATCGTTAAGCGCTGA
- a CDS encoding MoxR family ATPase, with translation MVNDGFDKFKGSHDYVTSEALRNAVNVAIALKRPLLVRGEPGTGKTLLAHSIAKGLEKSLIVWNIKSTTKAQEGLYVYDTVQRLNDSRFGDKDISDIRQYIKLGKLGEAFVSKEEIVLLIDEVDKADLEFPNDLLNELDEMSFYIPETGETVVATHRPIVVITSNAEKELPDAFLRRCIFHYIEFPDPTLMEEIVKVHFPDIKDKLLHQALATFYSLRKIDDFRKKPSTSELIDWIRVLIASSTPYEAIPTEIPFAGTLLKKETDYAYFVNTFMKKKQTTKTVDSYETPR, from the coding sequence ATGGTTAATGACGGTTTTGACAAATTCAAAGGCTCCCACGATTATGTTACCTCTGAAGCTCTGAGAAATGCGGTTAATGTAGCCATAGCCTTAAAGAGGCCTTTGTTGGTCAGAGGCGAACCTGGAACGGGCAAAACGCTCCTGGCCCACAGTATCGCCAAAGGTTTAGAGAAAAGTCTGATCGTCTGGAACATAAAATCAACTACCAAAGCCCAAGAAGGCTTATATGTTTACGATACGGTCCAACGACTGAACGACAGCCGCTTCGGGGATAAAGATATCTCCGATATTAGGCAATACATAAAGTTGGGAAAATTGGGAGAGGCTTTTGTCTCTAAAGAGGAGATTGTGCTCCTCATTGACGAGGTAGATAAAGCTGACCTCGAATTTCCTAACGACCTGCTAAATGAGCTAGATGAGATGAGTTTTTATATACCGGAGACAGGAGAGACAGTTGTTGCAACTCATCGACCTATAGTGGTCATAACCAGCAATGCTGAAAAGGAACTCCCTGATGCCTTCCTCCGACGCTGTATATTCCATTACATCGAATTCCCTGACCCTACGCTCATGGAGGAGATAGTGAAGGTGCACTTCCCTGACATCAAGGATAAGCTACTTCACCAGGCTCTGGCAACATTCTACTCACTACGGAAGATCGACGACTTCCGAAAGAAGCCATCAACAAGCGAGCTGATAGATTGGATTCGTGTCCTTATCGCCAGCAGTACACCATATGAGGCAATACCCACTGAAATCCCCTTTGCCGGCACCTTGTTGAAGAAAGAAACAGACTATGCTTATTTCGTAAACACCTTTATGAAGAAAAAACAAACAACAAAAACTGTAGACAGTTACGAAACGCCACGTTAA
- a CDS encoding enoyl-[acyl-carrier-protein] reductase FabK: MKRTRLCDLLDIKYPIIQGGMVWITNAELAAAVSNAGGLGLISPTAGMSLNGDQVENLKKQIEIARSLTSKPFGINLPILNNPQIEELVAAAIDTKVKVVVTAAGNPAIYTSRLKEAGIKVLHLVAAVKHAQSAERRGVDAVIAEGYEAGGHNGLDELTTFTLIPQVADAVTIPVVAAGGIADARGVVAALALGADGVQMGTRFVATHECAAHKNFKEAVVKASDVDTVITGRKLGPTRILKNELAAKLLEMEAAGASVEELLAFIGSGRSRTGQFEGDLTSGEVYCGSIAGMIKEIKSVGEVIKSIVDNYEAVLARLR, from the coding sequence ATGAAGAGGACAAGACTTTGTGACCTGTTGGACATCAAATACCCCATAATTCAGGGGGGAATGGTATGGATCACCAATGCTGAATTGGCTGCGGCGGTCTCCAATGCAGGAGGCTTGGGCTTAATCAGTCCTACCGCCGGAATGAGCCTCAATGGCGACCAGGTAGAAAATCTAAAAAAGCAGATAGAAATAGCCAGAAGCTTAACTTCCAAACCTTTCGGAATTAATCTACCTATATTGAACAATCCCCAGATCGAGGAGTTGGTCGCTGCGGCCATTGATACTAAGGTAAAAGTAGTGGTGACAGCCGCTGGTAATCCAGCCATATACACAAGCCGACTCAAAGAAGCCGGGATAAAAGTCCTCCATCTGGTTGCAGCAGTGAAACATGCCCAAAGTGCCGAAAGACGAGGCGTGGACGCAGTTATTGCAGAGGGCTATGAAGCCGGTGGTCACAACGGCCTAGATGAACTTACTACTTTTACCCTGATACCGCAGGTAGCAGATGCGGTAACAATCCCAGTAGTAGCCGCTGGTGGGATTGCTGATGCCAGAGGCGTAGTAGCTGCTCTGGCACTGGGTGCCGATGGCGTCCAGATGGGCACCCGCTTTGTGGCTACACACGAGTGTGCTGCCCACAAAAACTTCAAAGAGGCAGTAGTAAAAGCTAGCGACGTTGACACTGTCATTACCGGTAGGAAACTTGGACCAACCAGGATACTGAAGAACGAACTGGCCGCCAAACTATTGGAGATGGAAGCTGCTGGAGCTTCAGTTGAAGAGCTGCTAGCCTTCATTGGGAGTGGTAGGTCACGGACCGGACAGTTCGAAGGAGACCTGACTAGTGGCGAAGTCTATTGCGGTTCCATAGCCGGCATGATTAAGGAAATCAAAAGCGTCGGCGAGGTCATCAAAAGCATCGTCGATAACTACGAAGCAGTTCTGGCCCGTTTAAGATAA
- the ade gene encoding adenine deaminase: MSLAKLISVARGDTPADLLLKNAKIINTFVGIIEEGNVAIYGDRIAGIGNYHKAKKTIELNGSYLAPGLINGHSHFESSMLHPAQYAQAVVSRGTSAIVTDLHEIANVSGLEGIKFVLDWAQKLPLDMFFMAPSCVPATHMETSGAEIKTQDIKKILKMKNVIGLGEMMNFPGVIFGDKQVLNKVTAAKGKLIDGHAPSVTNKQLNAYLAAGIRSDHESTTTEEGREKLRRGMYLMIREGSSEKNLNALLPLVNAKTSKRCFFVVDDRSCSDLLHEGDIDAVVRKAIQSGLEPVRAIQLATINTAEYFRLYDRGGIAPGYIANLITITDLPQLEIDMVFYKGGLVAREGSYLLPPLKAPAKELADTVRIKPFGIEVLKLTTSGENFPVIEIIPGQIITKKRIERVKAKDGVVMPDLEEDILKLVVVERHKTSGNIGLGMVNGFGLKRGALASSIAHDSHNIVAVGTNDLDIFTSIKEIEKLQGGLVACVDGKILAALPLPVAGLLSSEPLEAVVKKFEKVEKTASGLGNVPPAPFALLSFIALPVIPEIRLTDMGLVNVIEFKLI, from the coding sequence ATGAGCTTAGCTAAACTGATCTCAGTGGCCCGTGGGGACACTCCAGCAGACTTGCTGCTAAAGAACGCCAAAATAATAAACACTTTCGTCGGCATCATAGAAGAAGGCAATGTAGCTATCTACGGCGATAGGATTGCCGGCATCGGCAATTATCACAAGGCCAAAAAAACAATTGAACTCAATGGCAGCTATCTAGCACCTGGATTAATAAACGGCCACAGCCACTTCGAGAGCTCTATGCTCCATCCTGCCCAGTATGCCCAAGCTGTGGTTTCCAGAGGTACCTCAGCTATAGTTACTGACCTTCATGAGATAGCCAATGTGTCCGGCCTCGAAGGTATAAAGTTCGTCCTGGACTGGGCACAAAAGTTACCGCTGGACATGTTCTTCATGGCTCCATCATGTGTGCCAGCTACCCATATGGAAACCAGTGGAGCCGAGATCAAAACCCAGGATATTAAGAAGATACTCAAGATGAAGAACGTTATTGGGCTTGGCGAGATGATGAACTTCCCCGGCGTTATCTTCGGCGATAAGCAAGTTCTAAACAAGGTAACCGCTGCAAAAGGTAAACTCATCGATGGGCACGCCCCGAGCGTCACTAACAAACAGCTAAACGCCTACCTAGCTGCTGGCATCCGCTCGGACCATGAATCGACCACCACAGAGGAAGGGAGGGAGAAGCTGAGGAGGGGAATGTACTTGATGATACGTGAAGGCTCTTCGGAGAAAAACCTGAATGCTCTTCTACCTCTGGTTAATGCTAAAACGTCTAAAAGATGCTTTTTTGTTGTCGATGACCGCAGTTGCTCCGATTTGCTCCACGAGGGCGACATTGATGCTGTTGTCAGGAAGGCAATACAAAGCGGACTTGAGCCAGTGCGGGCAATACAACTGGCAACCATCAATACCGCTGAGTATTTCAGGCTATACGACAGGGGCGGCATCGCTCCCGGCTACATAGCCAACCTCATAACCATAACCGACCTCCCGCAACTTGAAATAGATATGGTCTTTTATAAAGGCGGCCTGGTAGCTAGAGAAGGCAGTTATCTTCTACCACCACTAAAAGCTCCTGCCAAAGAGCTGGCGGATACCGTCCGCATCAAGCCTTTCGGCATAGAGGTATTAAAATTAACCACAAGTGGGGAAAACTTTCCAGTTATCGAAATCATCCCCGGCCAGATAATCACTAAGAAAAGAATTGAGAGGGTTAAAGCCAAAGATGGTGTAGTCATGCCTGACCTAGAAGAAGATATACTAAAGTTGGTAGTTGTGGAAAGGCACAAGACAAGTGGCAATATTGGCCTGGGGATGGTCAACGGCTTTGGACTGAAACGTGGTGCCCTAGCCTCATCCATAGCCCATGACTCTCATAACATAGTAGCGGTTGGCACAAACGACCTTGACATCTTCACATCAATCAAGGAGATAGAAAAGCTGCAAGGTGGGTTAGTAGCGTGCGTCGACGGCAAAATTCTGGCAGCTTTACCGCTACCTGTCGCCGGACTACTTTCATCCGAGCCACTGGAAGCAGTTGTCAAAAAGTTTGAGAAGGTGGAAAAAACCGCGTCTGGGCTAGGAAATGTTCCTCCAGCACCCTTCGCTCTTCTTTCATTCATCGCATTACCAGTAATACCAGAAATTAGGTTGACTGATATGGGACTGGTTAACGTGATAGAATTCAAGTTAATCTAA